The following are encoded in a window of Solibacillus sp. FSL R7-0668 genomic DNA:
- a CDS encoding AAA family ATPase, with amino-acid sequence MQFKLLDGAIVLLIGPSNSGKTTLLQSLVASGQLLESEIISSDYFRQLVADVDYIDFSAVAKENEDIVYEAYQRISEQAFNALHTIVEARATLNKVSFIDATNLRSFERAKYFEIAKRHHVPVQALILTTPKDQLLARDSLRENSRGHKRVLQQLNTLKYELKTIKKEPFANIITVQDEEVEIIRKPNELTLEIENGFDIIGDIHGCYDEMLMLVKELGYEQQNDVYVHPAGRRLISVGDIMSRGPKSIETMQFWLKQIDAGLSYMTDSNHGWKIARWLGGQTLALNHGDELIEQEFAEYTKVHGIEAAEELKGRLASMLLKAPSHYILTKDTITKAVVTHAGIKDHYIGKQSKGISDFCRYGDIQQTDRSSKPVRGDWFTQHKTSELIIWGHDVKVQPFKANRTINIDQGAVFGGKLTAFQYPEQTFVSVKASENYAGTIDNPIIETKNKRFRPPNVTQFSNGFTVHTSKDEQITIPKENALAAMDTFSHYTLPLEQVIYIPPTMSPTPQTSALADYLEHPIEAFHYYKKNGITKMIAEKKHMGSRAVIFIAKNKEVARELINSDSLGYITTRTGRAFFEQEQQQRMVAKIHAELLAKNYFEQFNTTFVLMDAEILPWNLKAHRLIDQQYETVAENAVMDRQKLIEKLKITEHVDVTSWLEEYTHKYKNAVRFDAVFKNYCWPTNELVGIQIAPFHILAHSSSTNFHQPHSWHMQMNALLAENSSLFIATEYRLIESEQDEQEIINWWQNMTENGHEGIVIKPFDFLAHHKGKLLQPAIKVRGREYLRIIYGMDYTDETIMKRLKQRNPSRKMKNALLEFKLGLEGISRFVGLESSTRVHECALATLALESDPIDPRL; translated from the coding sequence ATGCAATTTAAACTTCTAGACGGAGCCATCGTACTTTTAATCGGGCCTTCTAATAGCGGAAAAACAACATTACTGCAATCATTGGTGGCTTCTGGTCAGCTGCTTGAAAGTGAAATTATAAGCTCAGATTACTTTCGTCAGCTTGTTGCGGATGTAGATTATATCGATTTTTCAGCTGTAGCAAAGGAAAACGAGGACATTGTTTATGAGGCGTATCAACGCATTTCAGAGCAAGCATTTAATGCGCTCCATACAATAGTAGAGGCGCGTGCTACATTAAATAAAGTATCGTTTATTGATGCAACCAACTTACGCAGCTTTGAACGCGCTAAATATTTTGAAATCGCTAAGCGTCATCATGTGCCAGTTCAAGCACTTATTTTAACTACACCAAAAGATCAGCTACTCGCTCGTGACAGTCTGCGTGAAAATTCACGAGGACATAAACGCGTGCTGCAGCAATTAAATACGTTGAAATATGAGCTAAAAACAATTAAAAAGGAGCCGTTCGCTAACATTATTACGGTGCAAGATGAAGAAGTTGAAATAATTCGAAAGCCAAATGAGCTTACTTTAGAAATCGAAAATGGCTTTGATATTATTGGGGATATTCATGGCTGCTACGATGAAATGCTTATGCTAGTGAAGGAGCTTGGCTATGAGCAGCAGAACGATGTATACGTTCATCCAGCTGGCCGTCGTTTAATTTCTGTCGGGGACATTATGAGTCGTGGTCCGAAATCGATTGAAACAATGCAATTTTGGTTAAAGCAAATCGATGCGGGACTAAGCTATATGACCGACAGCAACCACGGATGGAAAATTGCACGCTGGTTAGGTGGACAAACTCTTGCCCTTAATCACGGGGATGAGCTTATAGAGCAAGAGTTTGCGGAGTATACAAAGGTCCATGGCATAGAGGCTGCGGAAGAGCTAAAGGGACGTTTGGCGAGCATGCTTTTAAAGGCACCCTCACATTATATTTTAACGAAAGATACGATTACAAAAGCTGTTGTTACACATGCGGGAATCAAGGACCATTACATCGGCAAGCAATCGAAAGGTATTTCTGATTTTTGTCGTTATGGAGATATTCAACAAACGGATCGCTCAAGTAAGCCAGTACGTGGGGATTGGTTCACTCAGCATAAAACGAGCGAACTCATTATTTGGGGACATGATGTTAAAGTGCAACCGTTTAAAGCAAACCGTACCATTAATATTGACCAAGGTGCTGTATTTGGTGGCAAGCTTACTGCATTCCAATATCCTGAGCAAACATTTGTCTCTGTAAAAGCATCCGAAAACTATGCAGGCACAATAGACAACCCTATTATAGAGACTAAAAATAAACGCTTTCGTCCACCAAATGTGACGCAATTTAGTAATGGCTTTACGGTTCATACAAGCAAGGATGAGCAAATAACCATCCCTAAAGAAAATGCATTAGCAGCGATGGATACTTTTTCACACTATACATTACCTTTAGAGCAGGTGATTTATATCCCACCGACGATGAGTCCAACGCCGCAGACATCGGCATTAGCAGATTACTTAGAGCATCCTATAGAGGCATTTCATTACTATAAGAAAAATGGGATTACAAAAATGATTGCCGAGAAAAAGCATATGGGTAGCCGCGCTGTTATTTTTATTGCAAAAAATAAAGAGGTCGCAAGGGAGCTCATTAATAGTGACAGCCTAGGCTATATTACCACACGTACAGGCCGGGCCTTCTTTGAGCAAGAGCAGCAGCAACGAATGGTGGCAAAAATCCACGCCGAGCTTCTAGCTAAAAATTATTTCGAGCAATTTAACACAACCTTCGTCTTAATGGACGCCGAAATATTACCTTGGAATTTAAAGGCGCATCGCTTAATCGATCAACAATATGAAACCGTCGCCGAAAATGCAGTAATGGATCGCCAAAAGTTAATCGAAAAGCTTAAAATTACCGAGCATGTAGACGTCACAAGCTGGCTAGAGGAATATACACATAAATATAAAAATGCAGTACGCTTTGATGCAGTCTTTAAAAACTATTGCTGGCCAACGAATGAGCTAGTTGGTATTCAAATTGCACCATTCCATATTCTTGCACATAGCTCTTCAACAAACTTCCATCAGCCTCATAGCTGGCATATGCAAATGAATGCGCTTTTAGCTGAAAATAGCTCGCTATTTATAGCTACAGAATATCGTTTAATCGAAAGTGAGCAAGATGAACAGGAGATCATTAATTGGTGGCAGAACATGACGGAGAATGGACATGAGGGTATTGTGATTAAGCCATTCGATTTCCTAGCTCACCATAAAGGGAAATTATTACAACCCGCTATTAAAGTACGTGGTCGCGAATATTTACGTATCATCTATGGTATGGATTATACGGATGAAACCATTATGAAAAGGCTTAAACAGCGTAATCCTTCTCGCAAAATGAAGAACGCTTTACTCGAGTTTAAATTAGGCTTAGAAGGTATTTCACGCTTTGTAGGTTTAGAAAGTAGTACACGTGTTCACGAATGCGCACTTGCTACATTAGCATTAGAAAGTGATCCAATCGATCCACGTTTATAA
- a CDS encoding DUF350 domain-containing protein — protein MLASSFWRHPLVETAGYFSVVVLCLFVAMIIFEIVTKYKNWEEIKNGNVAVALATGGKIVGICNIFRYSIQQHTSFVEMIGWGLYGFILLIFAYLLFEFLTPKFNVDEELAADNRSVGFISFTISLGLSFVIGASIS, from the coding sequence TTGCTAGCTTCAAGCTTTTGGCGTCATCCTCTCGTTGAAACGGCCGGCTATTTTAGCGTCGTCGTTTTATGTTTATTCGTGGCAATGATTATCTTTGAAATCGTGACGAAATATAAAAACTGGGAAGAAATCAAAAATGGAAATGTTGCGGTGGCATTGGCTACAGGTGGTAAGATTGTCGGCATCTGCAATATTTTTAGATATTCCATCCAGCAACATACATCGTTTGTAGAGATGATTGGTTGGGGACTGTACGGATTTATTTTATTGATCTTTGCTTATTTATTGTTTGAATTTTTAACACCAAAATTCAATGTCGATGAAGAACTTGCTGCAGACAATCGTTCGGTCGGGTTTATTTCATTTACAATTTCATTAGGATTATCATTTGTCATTGGTGCAAGCATATCGTAA
- a CDS encoding endonuclease MutS2, with product MIEQRALKTLEFDKVREQVAAFCTNSIGKQAIDELVPETDFETVIELLAEMDEGLAILRVKGNVPLGGIFDVRPHARRSQIGGMLSPMELMEIASTIRASRILRNFIEDIEAEKDIEIPHFIERKEQMPVLTAVQHEINDCIDDNGAVLDSASTTLRSIRQSLRSEESKVRQKLEGLTRGSNATKMLSDAIITIRNDRFVIPVKQEYRSHYGGIVHDQSASGQTLFIEPESVIQANNEVQRLKVKEKAEIERILLDLTSKVAEVGHDLFVLVQLLGEIDVILAKGKYGQANKCTMPKMNKEGYTRLVRARHPLLPIEEAVANTIEFGRDVTAIVITGPNTGGKTVTLKTVGLCTLMAQSGLPVPALDGSELAVFDQIFADIGDEQSIEQSLSTFSSHMVNIVDILSKFDDKSLVLFDELGAGTDPQEGAALAISILDEAVDRGARVMATTHYPELKAYGYNRPLVVNASVEFDIETLSPTYRLLIGVPGRSNAFEISKRLGLTNTIIDRAKSFTGTDRHEVESMIASLEESRLRSEREADEAHALLEEAAQIRAELEERLRIYDEKKDNLEKKAKEKARKIVEEAKREAEHVITELREMKKLAAANVKEHELIDAKKRLDEAAPKENKVLQKAVAARERKQNLQIGDEVKVVSYGQKGTILDQSGDEWVVQIGILKMKLPDSDLEYIKPEKEQVKRPSMNVKNRNAHVKLELDLRGERYEDALIRTEKYLDDALLANYPRVSIIHGKGTGALRQGIQSFLKNHKRVKTYRYGEAGEGGFGVTVVELK from the coding sequence ATGATCGAACAGCGAGCGTTGAAAACACTAGAATTTGATAAGGTCCGTGAACAAGTCGCGGCATTTTGTACGAACTCCATCGGGAAGCAGGCCATTGATGAGTTGGTACCTGAAACTGATTTTGAAACAGTTATAGAATTATTAGCCGAAATGGATGAAGGCTTAGCCATTTTACGCGTGAAAGGCAATGTCCCGTTAGGCGGTATTTTTGATGTGCGTCCACATGCACGTCGCTCGCAAATTGGTGGCATGCTAAGTCCAATGGAATTAATGGAAATTGCCAGTACGATTCGTGCGAGCCGCATTTTACGTAATTTCATTGAGGATATTGAAGCTGAAAAGGATATCGAAATCCCTCATTTTATCGAGCGAAAAGAGCAAATGCCGGTACTTACAGCTGTACAGCACGAAATTAATGATTGTATTGATGATAACGGAGCAGTGCTTGACTCTGCCAGTACTACACTTCGTTCAATTCGTCAGTCATTACGTTCTGAGGAATCAAAAGTACGTCAAAAGTTAGAGGGCTTAACGCGCGGTTCAAATGCGACCAAAATGCTTTCTGATGCCATTATTACGATTCGAAATGATCGTTTTGTAATTCCAGTAAAACAAGAGTACCGCTCTCATTATGGTGGGATTGTGCACGACCAATCCGCTTCTGGGCAAACATTGTTCATCGAGCCTGAATCGGTTATTCAAGCGAACAATGAAGTGCAGCGCCTAAAGGTAAAAGAAAAAGCAGAAATTGAGCGTATTTTATTAGATTTAACATCCAAGGTTGCGGAAGTAGGACATGATTTATTCGTCTTAGTGCAATTGCTTGGTGAAATTGATGTGATTTTAGCCAAAGGGAAGTATGGCCAAGCAAATAAATGCACGATGCCAAAAATGAACAAGGAAGGTTACACACGCTTAGTACGTGCGCGCCATCCATTATTACCGATTGAGGAAGCAGTGGCTAACACAATCGAATTTGGTCGAGATGTCACGGCAATCGTTATTACAGGTCCAAATACAGGTGGTAAAACGGTCACTTTAAAAACAGTCGGACTTTGTACACTAATGGCACAATCTGGTTTGCCTGTACCTGCGTTAGATGGTTCAGAGCTAGCAGTGTTTGACCAAATTTTTGCGGATATTGGCGATGAACAGTCCATCGAGCAATCGCTATCTACGTTCTCCTCTCATATGGTGAACATCGTGGATATTTTGAGTAAATTTGATGACAAATCACTTGTGCTCTTTGATGAATTAGGTGCGGGCACAGACCCACAAGAAGGTGCAGCATTAGCGATTTCGATTTTAGATGAAGCAGTCGACCGCGGGGCACGCGTGATGGCAACGACACACTATCCTGAATTAAAGGCATATGGCTATAATCGTCCGCTCGTAGTGAATGCCAGCGTGGAATTTGATATTGAGACACTTAGTCCAACCTATCGTTTATTAATCGGTGTACCGGGTCGTTCGAATGCCTTTGAAATTTCTAAGCGCTTAGGGTTAACGAATACGATTATTGACCGTGCGAAATCATTTACAGGCACAGACCGTCATGAAGTAGAGTCGATGATTGCGTCGCTTGAGGAAAGTCGCTTACGTTCAGAACGTGAGGCAGATGAGGCGCATGCATTACTTGAGGAAGCCGCACAAATTCGCGCGGAGCTTGAGGAACGATTACGCATTTATGATGAAAAGAAAGATAATCTAGAGAAAAAGGCCAAAGAAAAAGCGCGTAAGATTGTAGAGGAAGCAAAGCGTGAAGCGGAGCATGTCATCACGGAATTACGCGAAATGAAAAAACTCGCTGCTGCAAATGTGAAGGAGCATGAATTAATCGATGCGAAAAAGCGTTTAGACGAAGCAGCACCGAAAGAAAATAAAGTGCTTCAAAAGGCAGTCGCAGCACGAGAACGTAAACAAAATCTACAAATCGGTGATGAAGTCAAAGTAGTAAGCTATGGTCAAAAAGGAACGATACTTGATCAATCGGGTGATGAGTGGGTTGTTCAAATTGGCATTTTAAAAATGAAGCTACCTGATAGCGATTTAGAATACATCAAGCCAGAAAAAGAACAAGTGAAACGTCCGAGCATGAATGTAAAAAATCGTAATGCACATGTGAAGCTAGAGTTAGATTTACGCGGAGAACGCTATGAAGATGCACTCATTCGCACAGAAAAATATTTAGATGATGCGTTATTAGCGAACTATCCACGCGTATCCATTATTCACGGCAAAGGAACAGGGGCATTGCGTCAAGGGATACAAAGTTTCTTGAAAAATCATAAGCGCGTCAAAACCTATCGTTATGGTGAAGCTGGTGAAGGTGGCTTTGGTGTGACGGTCGTTGAACTAAAATAA
- the polX gene encoding DNA polymerase/3'-5' exonuclease PolX: MNKKIIIRTLEKIALYMELQAENPFKVSAYRKAAAALEADERSLSEIDDITAIKGIGKGTAAVILELLETGESSTLKELEAIVPKGLIPLMKLPGLGGKKLAKLYQELNIVDADSLKAACEAGKVRELAGFAIKTEEKILKELENFGSRKERLPIWQLEPAVLEINELLASLPEVEKFSVAGSFRRVAETSKDIDFIVATEAYEVVRESILTQLVILETIAAGDTKVSVILDRDEPVSVDFRLVKREEYATALHHFTGSKDHNVRMRQLAKSMGKKISEYGVEQEDGSIRTFETEEQFFAHFDLPFIPPTVRESGKELDRLAELDDLVQLEDIVSDLHMHTTWSDGAHSVGEMGEALIAKGYTHAVITDHSQYLKVANGLTPERLQQQKLDIDAFNMANPNFRLYRGTEMDILPDGTLDFDDEVMKDLDFVIASIHSSFTQSQDKIMARLKTAIENPYVHMIAHPTGRIVGERGGYDPDVALLIEWAAQHGKILELNANPYRLDLCIEHLQLAMEKNVPIAINTDAHAIDQLRFMDIGVKYAQKAWLKKDLIVNTWSKAQFEAFITKHK; the protein is encoded by the coding sequence ATGAATAAAAAAATTATTATCCGCACATTAGAAAAAATTGCGTTATATATGGAATTACAGGCAGAAAATCCGTTTAAAGTATCGGCGTATCGTAAGGCTGCTGCCGCATTAGAAGCCGATGAACGGAGCTTAAGTGAAATTGATGATATTACCGCAATTAAAGGCATTGGGAAAGGAACAGCCGCCGTTATTTTAGAGCTATTGGAGACAGGCGAATCATCCACATTAAAGGAGTTAGAAGCCATTGTACCAAAAGGGCTGATTCCATTAATGAAATTACCTGGCTTAGGTGGAAAAAAGCTTGCAAAATTATATCAAGAATTAAATATCGTGGATGCAGATTCATTAAAAGCGGCTTGTGAAGCAGGGAAAGTTCGCGAATTAGCAGGCTTTGCGATAAAAACAGAAGAGAAAATATTAAAAGAGCTTGAAAACTTTGGCTCGCGTAAGGAACGTTTACCGATATGGCAATTGGAGCCAGCCGTATTAGAAATCAATGAACTGCTTGCTAGCTTACCCGAAGTTGAAAAATTTTCGGTAGCAGGGAGCTTTCGACGTGTGGCAGAAACGAGTAAGGATATTGATTTCATCGTCGCAACAGAAGCCTATGAAGTTGTACGTGAATCAATTTTAACGCAATTGGTGATTTTAGAAACGATTGCAGCGGGAGATACGAAGGTGTCGGTTATTTTGGATCGTGATGAGCCGGTAAGCGTTGATTTTCGTTTAGTAAAACGTGAGGAGTATGCGACTGCGCTCCATCACTTCACTGGTTCAAAAGATCATAATGTACGTATGCGCCAGCTCGCGAAGTCAATGGGCAAAAAAATTAGTGAATACGGTGTCGAGCAAGAGGATGGCTCGATTAGGACATTTGAAACCGAGGAGCAGTTTTTCGCCCATTTTGATTTACCGTTCATTCCACCGACTGTCCGTGAAAGCGGTAAGGAGCTAGACCGTTTGGCTGAGCTAGATGATCTTGTGCAGCTAGAAGACATCGTATCAGACTTACACATGCATACAACGTGGTCAGATGGCGCCCATTCGGTAGGGGAGATGGGTGAAGCATTGATTGCTAAAGGCTATACGCATGCGGTCATTACCGATCACTCGCAATATTTAAAGGTCGCAAATGGTTTAACTCCAGAGCGGCTACAGCAACAAAAGCTAGATATTGATGCCTTTAATATGGCAAACCCAAATTTCCGCTTATATCGTGGCACTGAAATGGATATTTTACCGGATGGCACACTCGATTTTGATGATGAGGTAATGAAAGATTTAGACTTTGTCATTGCGTCGATCCATTCGAGCTTCACCCAATCACAGGACAAAATTATGGCGCGTTTAAAAACAGCAATCGAAAATCCTTACGTGCATATGATTGCTCATCCAACAGGTCGAATAGTTGGCGAGCGCGGTGGCTATGACCCAGATGTTGCGTTATTAATTGAGTGGGCGGCACAGCATGGCAAAATATTAGAGCTAAATGCCAATCCGTACCGTTTAGATTTATGTATTGAGCATTTGCAGTTGGCGATGGAGAAAAATGTACCAATCGCAATCAATACCGATGCCCATGCAATCGATCAACTGCGCTTCATGGACATTGGTGTCAAATATGCACAAAAAGCTTGGTTAAAGAAAGACTTAATCGTGAATACATGGTCAAAAGCACAATTTGAGGCCTTTATTACGAAACATAAATAA
- a CDS encoding CvpA family protein, translated as MLDLFILAVFFISLIIGAKRGLIVQLIHIGSFIIALVVAIIYYKPLADKFVLWIPYPGFTEGSTMTLVLDSLDVDRTFYRVFAFALIFFIVKIALQILGSMFDFLTYLPVVNSLNYLLGAVLCLVEAYIILFIGLYVLALLPVESIQSIIDSSFLTGLMLEHTPIITSMFQNWWYIYKN; from the coding sequence ATGTTAGATTTATTTATTCTTGCAGTCTTTTTTATTAGTTTAATTATAGGAGCCAAGCGTGGTCTTATCGTCCAATTAATCCATATCGGCAGCTTTATAATTGCGCTAGTCGTGGCGATTATTTACTATAAACCGCTCGCCGATAAGTTTGTCCTATGGATTCCATATCCAGGTTTTACCGAAGGCTCGACTATGACGCTCGTGCTAGATTCATTAGATGTCGATCGAACATTTTACCGCGTATTTGCATTTGCACTTATCTTCTTTATTGTGAAAATCGCACTTCAAATTTTAGGCTCGATGTTTGACTTTTTAACGTATTTACCTGTAGTAAATTCGTTAAACTATTTATTAGGTGCTGTATTATGCTTGGTCGAAGCGTATATTATTTTATTTATTGGGCTCTATGTACTGGCCTTATTACCTGTAGAGTCCATTCAGTCGATTATTGATAGCTCGTTCCTGACAGGCCTCATGTTAGAGCATACACCAATTATTACGAGCATGTTCCAAAATTGGTGGTATATTTACAAGAACTAG
- the zapA gene encoding cell division protein ZapA, translated as MAEQEKNRISVEIYGHTYKMVGTESTGHMRLVASIVDDKMREINGLNPSLDSAKLAVLTAVNSVNDYLTLKEQYEKLEEQLKQLKG; from the coding sequence TTGGCTGAGCAAGAAAAGAATCGTATATCTGTAGAAATCTATGGGCATACATATAAAATGGTAGGAACAGAGTCAACAGGCCATATGAGATTAGTCGCTTCAATCGTTGATGACAAAATGCGTGAAATCAATGGGTTGAACCCGTCATTAGATAGCGCGAAGCTAGCAGTATTAACGGCTGTAAATTCTGTTAATGATTATTTAACATTAAAAGAGCAATATGAAAAATTAGAAGAACAATTGAAACAGTTGAAGGGTTGA
- the rnhC gene encoding ribonuclease HIII: MTNIVLQLSADIQQKIKEYYHASLIERHAPGVIFAAKLADTAITAYKSGKVMFQGAGAEREATRWSNTATLIKPKNTSSKGDKLPANFDRLSVIGSDETGTGDYFGPVTVAAVYVPAEKIALVQELGVKDSKQLTDDYMRKIAPDLMQVCTHSILTMRNDKYNEIQARGYSQGKIKALLHNQALKHVLKKMEPEKPNYILIDQFAERSIYYNHIKNENEIIRDHVLFSTKAENLHVAVATASILARYAFLKEMDRLAEMVGYPLQKGASSKVDAMAAKIWLKHGEETLKSMTKWHFANTEKARKILQKKKG; encoded by the coding sequence ATGACAAATATTGTATTGCAATTATCGGCTGACATTCAGCAAAAAATTAAGGAATATTACCACGCTTCATTAATCGAACGCCATGCCCCAGGGGTTATTTTTGCTGCGAAATTAGCAGATACCGCTATTACCGCCTATAAATCGGGAAAAGTAATGTTTCAAGGGGCAGGCGCTGAACGTGAAGCAACACGTTGGTCTAATACTGCTACACTTATCAAGCCAAAAAACACTTCTTCAAAGGGTGACAAACTCCCAGCTAATTTTGATAGGTTGTCTGTTATCGGCTCTGACGAAACAGGGACAGGCGATTATTTTGGTCCTGTAACGGTAGCAGCTGTTTATGTACCGGCTGAAAAAATTGCCCTTGTCCAAGAGCTCGGCGTCAAAGATTCCAAGCAATTAACGGATGACTATATGCGTAAAATAGCACCTGACTTAATGCAGGTTTGCACGCATAGTATTTTAACGATGCGCAATGATAAATATAATGAAATTCAAGCGCGCGGCTACTCACAGGGTAAAATTAAGGCCCTTTTACACAATCAGGCATTAAAGCATGTGTTAAAGAAAATGGAGCCTGAAAAACCAAACTATATACTCATCGACCAATTTGCCGAGCGCAGTATTTATTACAACCATATTAAAAATGAAAATGAAATCATTCGTGACCATGTCTTATTTTCGACAAAGGCCGAAAACCTACATGTCGCTGTCGCTACCGCATCAATATTAGCCCGCTATGCTTTTTTAAAGGAAATGGATCGTCTCGCTGAAATGGTTGGCTACCCATTGCAAAAAGGAGCAAGCAGCAAAGTGGATGCAATGGCTGCAAAAATTTGGCTGAAGCACGGAGAAGAAACATTAAAATCCATGACAAAATGGCATTTCGCAAATACGGAAAAAGCACGAAAAATCCTGCAAAAAAAGAAGGGATGA
- a CDS encoding VOC family protein: protein MIQQLGQVMLYVNDQEQAKVFWTEKLGFQVISDVDNGMRILTIAPTEEVQTSIVLHDKKKIQKMSPELNLGTPSLMFYANNLEALYEDFKAKGITVGELVNMPFGKVFNFSDDEGNYFAITEK, encoded by the coding sequence ATGATTCAGCAATTAGGACAAGTCATGCTTTATGTCAATGACCAAGAGCAAGCGAAAGTATTTTGGACAGAAAAGTTAGGCTTTCAAGTAATTTCAGATGTAGACAATGGGATGCGTATCCTGACAATTGCGCCAACAGAAGAAGTGCAGACGAGCATTGTATTACACGACAAAAAGAAAATACAAAAAATGTCACCAGAATTAAATTTAGGTACGCCTTCTTTAATGTTTTATGCCAATAATTTAGAGGCATTGTATGAAGATTTTAAAGCAAAGGGCATTACAGTTGGTGAGTTGGTCAATATGCCCTTTGGTAAAGTATTTAATTTCTCGGATGATGAGGGAAATTACTTCGCCATTACAGAAAAATAA
- a CDS encoding MDR family MFS transporter, producing MNNTQDVKIFKKPPYLMIAVLFVGAFVAFLNNTLLNVALPSIMVAFDIEDYSTVQWLATGYMLVSGILVPASAYLITKFKTRPLFIISMTIFVIGTALAAFAPSFELLLAGRMIQAAGAATMSPILMNVMLISFPVEKRGTAMGIFGLVMVLAPAIGPTLSGWIVEHYDWSVLFKMILPIAIIALLLAIWKAEDVLPNRPAKIDLFSVVLSTIGFGGLLYGFSTASSAGWGAVEVWGTILVGAISIAWFVTRQFRLEEPLLDLRIFTYPAYALASVVSMVLSIAMFSGMILTPAYVQNVRGIEPFEAGLMMLPGAIVMGIMSPITGKLFDKFGPRILAVTGLIIATISTVGLGYLETDSTYTFIITMYTIRMLGISMVMMPIMTNGLNALPNRLNPHGTAMNNTAQQVAGAIGTAVLVTIFNSHTNTRAAEIVADMKANADPNAAQPTAEQLELIQGQVMQQALLDGITYSFFVAAGITVVALILALFIKRVDITQRDDFMGAKPQDK from the coding sequence ATGAATAACACGCAAGACGTCAAAATCTTTAAAAAACCTCCTTATTTAATGATCGCGGTATTATTTGTGGGGGCATTCGTAGCGTTTTTAAATAACACATTATTAAACGTCGCACTTCCATCGATAATGGTGGCATTTGATATTGAGGATTACTCCACCGTACAATGGCTAGCAACGGGCTATATGTTAGTAAGTGGGATACTTGTACCAGCATCGGCTTATTTAATTACTAAATTTAAAACGCGTCCATTATTTATTATTTCAATGACAATTTTCGTTATTGGTACAGCGTTAGCCGCATTTGCACCATCATTTGAATTGTTATTAGCGGGTCGTATGATTCAAGCAGCAGGGGCAGCAACAATGTCTCCCATTTTAATGAATGTGATGTTAATTAGTTTCCCAGTTGAAAAACGAGGAACAGCAATGGGGATTTTCGGTCTTGTTATGGTATTAGCGCCAGCAATAGGACCGACTTTATCAGGTTGGATTGTTGAACACTACGACTGGAGCGTATTGTTCAAAATGATTTTACCAATCGCGATTATTGCTTTATTATTAGCAATTTGGAAGGCAGAGGATGTACTGCCAAATCGTCCTGCAAAAATTGATTTATTTTCCGTAGTCTTATCGACAATTGGATTTGGCGGGCTATTATATGGCTTTAGTACAGCAAGTTCAGCAGGTTGGGGTGCTGTTGAAGTTTGGGGTACGATACTGGTAGGAGCTATTAGTATCGCTTGGTTTGTTACGCGCCAATTCCGATTAGAGGAACCTTTACTTGATTTACGTATTTTCACCTATCCTGCTTATGCACTTGCATCTGTCGTGTCGATGGTATTATCGATTGCGATGTTCTCTGGGATGATTTTAACACCAGCCTACGTTCAAAACGTACGTGGCATTGAGCCATTTGAAGCGGGATTAATGATGCTACCAGGTGCAATTGTGATGGGGATTATGTCACCAATTACAGGAAAGTTGTTCGATAAATTTGGACCGCGTATTCTAGCGGTTACTGGTTTAATCATCGCTACGATTTCAACAGTTGGTTTAGGATACTTAGAAACAGATTCGACATATACCTTTATTATTACGATGTACACGATTCGTATGTTAGGAATTTCAATGGTCATGATGCCAATTATGACGAATGGATTAAACGCATTACCGAACCGTTTAAATCCCCATGGTACGGCAATGAATAACACAGCTCAACAAGTGGCTGGGGCAATTGGTACAGCAGTATTAGTGACGATTTTTAACTCCCATACGAATACACGAGCAGCGGAAATTGTTGCTGATATGAAGGCAAATGCAGATCCAAATGCGGCACAGCCAACAGCAGAGCAATTAGAGCTAATTCAAGGGCAAGTAATGCAACAGGCATTGCTTGATGGGATTACGTACTCATTCTTCGTAGCAGCAGGTATTACAGTTGTCGCCTTAATTTTAGCATTGTTCATTAAGCGTGTGGACATTACACAACGTGATGATTTTATGGGTGCAAAACCACAGGATAAATAA